A portion of the Pangasianodon hypophthalmus isolate fPanHyp1 chromosome 20, fPanHyp1.pri, whole genome shotgun sequence genome contains these proteins:
- the vgll4b gene encoding transcription cofactor vestigial-like protein 4b isoform X1: METPLDVLSRAASLVHADDEKREAALRGESRMQPMSSTVNNHRTAPPPISPSKRKHSIELNDDSMDPSNEHVAKMSRLFATHLGKPTNGDYRREPRERSRSPIERLHAAHLYAHMPNLAMEQPLALTKNSAKIPNSQSASPIERQQNRPSVITCAPANNRNCNLSHCTVSHNGCPSNYRRPSNSNAACDPVIEEHFRRSLGKNYREPEPVTNSVSITGSVDDHFTKALGETWLQIKAKGGSTGSPDSSPNTHMVNINHSPSLVS, encoded by the exons GCGAAGCAGCACTGCGTGGGGAGTCCAGAATGCAGCCCATGTCTTCTACAGTCAATAACCACAGGACAGCTCCTCCTCCCATCAGCCCCAGTAAGAGGAAACACAGCATTGAACTGAACGACGATAGCATGGACCCCAGCAACGAGCATGTGGCCAAGATGAGTCGCCTGTTCGCTACACACCT AGGAAAGCCCACAAATGGCGATTACCGCAGGGAGCCTCGTGAACGGAGCCGCAGCCCCATCGAGCGCCTGCACGCTGCCCACCTTTACGCACACATGCCGAACCTGGCCATGGAGCAGCCGCTCGCACTAACCAAAAACAGCGCCAAGATCCCCAACTCACAGAGCGCCAGCCCCATTGAGCGCCAGCAG AATCGGCCCTCGGTGATCACGTGTGCCCCTGCGAACAACCGTAACTGTAACCTCTCTCACTGCACTGTGTCTCACAACGGCTGCCCTTCAAACTACAGGAGGCCTTCTAACT cAAACGCAGCATGTGACCCTGTGATTGAGGAGCATTTCCGTCGCAGTCTGGGGAAAAACTACAGAGAGCCCGAACCGGTCACCAACTCTGTGTCTATCACCGGATCGGTGGATGATCACTTCACCAAGGCTCTGGGAGAGACCTGGCTCCAAATCAAAGCTAAGGGAGGCTCCACCGGAAGCCCCGACTCCTCACCTAACACTCACATGGTCAACATCAATCACTCTCCATCCCTAGTTTCCTGA
- the vgll4b gene encoding transcription cofactor vestigial-like protein 4b isoform X3: MLFTKMDLLNYQYLDKMNNNIGILCYDGEAALRGESRMQPMSSTVNNHRTAPPPISPSKRKHSIELNDDSMDPSNEHVAKMSRLFATHLGKPTNGDYRREPRERSRSPIERLHAAHLYAHMPNLAMEQPLALTKNSAKIPNSQSASPIERQQNRPSVITCAPANNRNCNLSHCTVSHNGCPSNYRRPSNSNAACDPVIEEHFRRSLGKNYREPEPVTNSVSITGSVDDHFTKALGETWLQIKAKGGSTGSPDSSPNTHMVNINHSPSLVS, from the exons GCGAAGCAGCACTGCGTGGGGAGTCCAGAATGCAGCCCATGTCTTCTACAGTCAATAACCACAGGACAGCTCCTCCTCCCATCAGCCCCAGTAAGAGGAAACACAGCATTGAACTGAACGACGATAGCATGGACCCCAGCAACGAGCATGTGGCCAAGATGAGTCGCCTGTTCGCTACACACCT AGGAAAGCCCACAAATGGCGATTACCGCAGGGAGCCTCGTGAACGGAGCCGCAGCCCCATCGAGCGCCTGCACGCTGCCCACCTTTACGCACACATGCCGAACCTGGCCATGGAGCAGCCGCTCGCACTAACCAAAAACAGCGCCAAGATCCCCAACTCACAGAGCGCCAGCCCCATTGAGCGCCAGCAG AATCGGCCCTCGGTGATCACGTGTGCCCCTGCGAACAACCGTAACTGTAACCTCTCTCACTGCACTGTGTCTCACAACGGCTGCCCTTCAAACTACAGGAGGCCTTCTAACT cAAACGCAGCATGTGACCCTGTGATTGAGGAGCATTTCCGTCGCAGTCTGGGGAAAAACTACAGAGAGCCCGAACCGGTCACCAACTCTGTGTCTATCACCGGATCGGTGGATGATCACTTCACCAAGGCTCTGGGAGAGACCTGGCTCCAAATCAAAGCTAAGGGAGGCTCCACCGGAAGCCCCGACTCCTCACCTAACACTCACATGGTCAACATCAATCACTCTCCATCCCTAGTTTCCTGA
- the vgll4b gene encoding transcription cofactor vestigial-like protein 4b isoform X5 codes for MQPMSSTVNNHRTAPPPISPSKRKHSIELNDDSMDPSNEHVAKMSRLFATHLGKPTNGDYRREPRERSRSPIERLHAAHLYAHMPNLAMEQPLALTKNSAKIPNSQSASPIERQQNRPSVITCAPANNRNCNLSHCTVSHNGCPSNYRRPSNSNAACDPVIEEHFRRSLGKNYREPEPVTNSVSITGSVDDHFTKALGETWLQIKAKGGSTGSPDSSPNTHMVNINHSPSLVS; via the exons ATGCAGCCCATGTCTTCTACAGTCAATAACCACAGGACAGCTCCTCCTCCCATCAGCCCCAGTAAGAGGAAACACAGCATTGAACTGAACGACGATAGCATGGACCCCAGCAACGAGCATGTGGCCAAGATGAGTCGCCTGTTCGCTACACACCT AGGAAAGCCCACAAATGGCGATTACCGCAGGGAGCCTCGTGAACGGAGCCGCAGCCCCATCGAGCGCCTGCACGCTGCCCACCTTTACGCACACATGCCGAACCTGGCCATGGAGCAGCCGCTCGCACTAACCAAAAACAGCGCCAAGATCCCCAACTCACAGAGCGCCAGCCCCATTGAGCGCCAGCAG AATCGGCCCTCGGTGATCACGTGTGCCCCTGCGAACAACCGTAACTGTAACCTCTCTCACTGCACTGTGTCTCACAACGGCTGCCCTTCAAACTACAGGAGGCCTTCTAACT cAAACGCAGCATGTGACCCTGTGATTGAGGAGCATTTCCGTCGCAGTCTGGGGAAAAACTACAGAGAGCCCGAACCGGTCACCAACTCTGTGTCTATCACCGGATCGGTGGATGATCACTTCACCAAGGCTCTGGGAGAGACCTGGCTCCAAATCAAAGCTAAGGGAGGCTCCACCGGAAGCCCCGACTCCTCACCTAACACTCACATGGTCAACATCAATCACTCTCCATCCCTAGTTTCCTGA